In Cydia amplana chromosome 13, ilCydAmpl1.1, whole genome shotgun sequence, a single genomic region encodes these proteins:
- the LOC134653352 gene encoding uncharacterized protein LOC134653352: MRQMLPYIILVFAIQPAFNLPQKSDFHDIKRELRKKKGINIAYPLPVTHHLLLPSQLHVLPATSNVHHSSVHTGVQHIVTSNGNIPVYSQTVSHSSTNITHPTQLLPILVPIQHNYVPQHNVQQQHNLIQQQLLHDLSVIPLRAQKFGHLRVEKKAEDRDDMNHFRTFYGGFGNGLYFGGHGAGHGFYAYGK; this comes from the exons ATGAGGCAG ATGTTGCCATATATCATCCTAGTCTTCGCGATCCAGCCAGCCTTCAATCTACCTCAGAAATCAGACTTCCACGATATCAAGAGGGAGCTCCGAAAAaagaaagggataaacataGCGTATCCTCTCCCTGTCACTCATCATCTGCTACTACCATCGCAGCTGCACGTACTACCGGCCACGTCAAACGTGCATCACAGTTCCGTGCATACTGGGGTTCAACATATAGTCACTAGTAATGGAAATATTCCCGTGTACTCGCAAACTGTGTCACATTCGTCTACCAACATCACGCATCCGACGCAGCTTCTCCCAATTCTAGTGCCAATCCAACATAATTATGTGCCACAACATAATGTACAACAACAACATAATCTAATACAGCAGCAACTATTGCACGATTTGTCTGTAATACCTTTAAGAGCACAGAAGTTTGGGCATTTAAGAGTAGAGAAGAAGGCGGAAGATAGAGACGACATGAACCATTTTAGAACGTTCTACGGGGGTTTTGGAAATGGTCTGTACTTCGGTGGCCACGGCGCCGGCCACGGGTTCTACGCTTATGGAAAATGA
- the LOC134653354 gene encoding uncharacterized protein LOC134653354, with amino-acid sequence MFTDISEQLQVMSRRTLGRKIDTAQKTVTDKLISIFSKLDYVSTTADIWSTKTRSFLGVTAHWINEATLERMSCVLSFNRFKGSHTYDKIAEMLFEVQSDFRLTHDHMISTTTDNGSNFVKAFREFGIVDYVPDFLGPEDTMELDNFSASDTLYEEVLLVNNSEELETRELYLPRHLRCASHTLSLLATTD; translated from the exons ATGTTTACTGACATATCTGAACAGCTTCAGGTTATGTCCAGAAGAACATTAGGGAGAAAAATTGATACAGCCCAAAAAACTGTTACAGATAAACTTATAAGCATTTTCAGTAAATTGGACTATGTGTCCACAACAGCAGACATATGGTCTACAAAAACCAGAAGCTTTCTTGGTGTAACAGCTCATTGG aTCAATGAGGCTACACTTGAACGTATGAGCTGTGTCTTGTCATTCAATCGCTTTAAGGGTTCTCACACATACGATAAAATTGCTGAAATGCTATTTGAAGTCCAGTCAGATTTTAGACTAACACATGATCACATGATATCTACAACAACAGACAACGGATCGAATTTCGTTAAAGCATTCAGAGAATTTGGTATTGTTGACTATGTACCAGATTTCTTAGGTCCTGAAG aTACAATGGAATTGGACAATTTTAGCGCAAGTGACACTCTATATGAAGAGGTGCTTTTAGTTAATAATTCTGAAGAACTTGAAACAAGGGAATTGTATTTGCCACGACATCTGAGATGTGCCAGTCACACTCTAAGCCTTTTAGCCACAACAGACTAG